GGTAAAAGCGCTCTTTTTCTTCGTTTTCCTTCTCTATTTCCAGAAAATCTTTGAGAGGAACATGGCAATCTGCACAGGAATCGACATGAGAAAAATATTCAGCGCCACACTGAGGACATAACCTGGTTTGCATAATTCATTACCTTCCTTTAAATTTCTTATTTCTTCTAACAAAAAAAAAGGAATAACACAATAGGTAAATTGAATTACCGGTTGAAAGGAGGGAGCAGTATCAGAAAAAAACGGCGACTGCCAACGCTAAGTGGCAGTCACCGCATAAATTGAATTGATGTACTGATTATTGGAGACCAATATGACAGTTTTTACAATGTGTCAAATCCCAACTCGACAAAGGAGAGTCTTTATCACCACTGTGACACTTACCACAAAAATCACCGTTCATATTCTTGACCATCGTAATATCATTGGTTCCCGCAATCGGTATAAATATTGAGGGATGGCAATCACTGCACGCCATATTGTCACGTTGATGAGCAGAATGTGAAAATTGTGCAGGTGGAATATGAGCCTGGTCTCTTCTTCTTTGATATCGGTTAAAAATGATTATATCCATAGTTTCCTGAGCTATCTCCTGAGGCGGCACGACAACGCCTCTGGTAATCATATCTTCTGTGGGCTCAATCTTTTTGGACCGGGTATGGCATCTTTTGCAGTCAGCCAGCGGAAAAGCCGTTTTTCCATGGCATCTTCCACACCATTTTCCCGCAACGATCTCCGGCATCAAAACCCTGTTAGCTCCAGCCTGCATCTGGAAAATAGGGCCTCCTGCCGTATCATGACAGCTTTCACAGGAAAGCCACCAGGAATGGACTTGATGAGGGAAGATGACATCATTCATAAAATCACTTTTTGTCTGGAAAAGCACTTTTGAATCAATAACCAATTCATCATCGGGAGTCCATTCAGGATCCAAACTGCCCTTGGGTTCAATCTTCTTTTCATTTACCAGCTTTACCCAATCGGCGAGACCGAAACGATCCCTGGGAAAATTAAGTTCCGAAATACTTGCAGGCTTCCAGTCAAGAAAGCCGGCACTGAGTGTAGAAGGAAGCGTCGGTGCCTTTGATTTTTCAGAGGAAGCGAGTTCTTTTTCCCCTGTTGCAGGATCACTCTTCTCTTTTTCGGCAGCCCCAAGTGGTAAGCTGGAAAAAAGAATTAAAGAAATAATTGAAATAACCCGGAAAAAACATCTATTATTTTTTTTATACATAATAAGCCTCAAAATGAAGGTTATTTTAATTTTTTAGAACTCTGCTTTGCACCGGGAGCCCATCCTTCAACCTGACTATGACATCTGTCACAATAAAGGGGCTCCCAGGCAATAATCCCGTTATGGCAGGCGCCACATTTTTCACCATTCATAATCATATTCATATCGATATTGTTTGCGCCGGCTTTCAATATGAATATATCTTCATGACAAACCTTGCACTTATACCTGATTCTATGAAACCAGTGAGGAAAAAGTACGTCCTTGACACCTGCCTTTCTCATGCTGGAAGCAGATCTGTTCATGATAATGTCGCCATATTCAGCATTGACCGGTATGACATTAACGATAGATAGCGCAGCAATCAAACAAAGAACCATTACTACTTTGCTAAACATAGTCTTCTCCAATTCTCTAATTATATTTGGGGGTTCTTTAGCACTTAACAAGAATAAGTTCCCCTTTTAATGAAACTCAGTTTTGCAACACTGATTGAGATAAGACTGCTTTAAAAAGGGTTCAAAAAAAATTGGATTTTGATTTAAAACAAAAGAAGGGAATCTCTAATCATCGGGGGGATAATGTAAGGCGTCTGGAAAGTCAGGTTCAAGGCAAAAATTGCGGACTATAACAAGTCTGCCTGTAAAAATTGCATGCCGGAATGTCGCTTTTTTGAAGCTGCACATGCCGTTCATAAATGGCAACGGGCGCCCTTAAATGTCAAGACAATAAGCGATGAGAAGAACCGTTTAATCTAAAAGGTTAAATAATTTGATTATGAAATTACTCTGATCTTATAATTAATTACCGCTAAATCGTTGGAGTTCCACCGAAAAAGTACTCCCTTTTCCCGGGTCACTGGAGATGTCGATATTTCCATTCATCGCTTCCATCAGGTTCTTGCAGATAACAAGACCGATACCAAGGCCCTCTACACCACTATTTTCAGCGCCAACACGTTCAAAGGGCTGAAAAAGATCCTTTACCTGTTTATCATCCAGCCCATGGCCTGAATCAAAAATACTAATTCTGACGTTGTCATTCTTTTTGATATTAACCGTTATTTCAACCCTTCCATTTTCACGGTTATATTTAATAGCATTTGACAGAAGATTTATAATTACCTGTTTCAAACTTTTTTTATCTGCAAAAACATAAATATTTTTTTCCTTTTCTTCATAAGAAACAGTAATATTTTTTCCTTCGGCAAGCGGATTTATCAGCCGGCATGAGGCTGAAATTATCTCGTGAACAGATACAGGTTCAATATCCAGTTTCAAACAGCCCGATTCGATTTTAGACAGGTCAAGCACTTCATTGATGAGCGCGAGCAGATGACTTCCCGCTCCCGTAATTTCCTTGCAATAATCCTTTTCTGTTTCTGTTTTTAAATTAGAATTCAGTAATTGACCAAATCCCATAATTGCATTGAGAGGCGTTCTTAATTCATGGCTCATTTTGGAAAGAAATTCTGTTTTTGCCTGACTTGCTTTCTCTACTCTCCCCTTTTCACGTTCAAGCTGAAAAGTTCTCAGTCTTACAGCTTCTTCCAGAACTAAAGACTGTTTCCTGTGTCTGGCTATCATAGATACGAGGCCACCAACACAAAAGAAAGCAAGGATTGAATATAGAGCAGCAGTAATCTGAAGATCGTCTTTTGTAGAATTTATAACTGAATCGAGAGGAACCGTTATATCAAGAACCCCTCTAACATCATTTATTTTCCAGGCTCTATTCGGTGAATCCGGGTGTTGGTTATGACAATCGATACAGCTTTCTCTCATCCTGTCGGCAACAGCATAGCGCAAAACCTTATACCCCTTTTTGCCTTCAAATTGATAAAAGGGCTGATCCGGATCTTTATTTAAGGCCTTCCATGCTTTTCGGGAGAAATCATCCTTAAGACCTCCACCCTCCTTCCTCCATGGAAAAGGATAAGGACTATAAAGACGAGCCGTTGCACCCGAACCGATTTCACCTATTTTTTGACCAAGGAGGATACTAAGCGTTGCAGGGAGAGGTATGGCTCTCTCTTTTCTGTAGTAATCATGAGTAACCTCCAGACCAAAAGATTCTGCCGCTTTAACTACTTCTGAAGAATATAAGGTTCTGAATGCTATAATAGAATCACTATATAATTTGGCGTAATTAAGGCTCGATTTTTCTACCACATTCGATTGGAGCACCTTGACGTGCCATATCATGCCTGATGCAATGACGGTAAAAAAAAGAAAAATAAATATGGCTGTGCGGATTTTCATATTGGCGAGAACTCAATTTATCTAAAATAGCTGAGGTAAAACTAAAAACCCGGAAAGAACAGGACAAAGACTTGTATTTTTTTAACGCATGTAAAAAGCAGGAGGAATATCAATTATTGTCAAATCTACTTTCTCACTTTTTTCACAAAACGCTCTATCCCCCTTGAAATATCTGATATAACTTCCCTACCTCTTTCCCTGACAATCTTGTTTGCTTCCAAAACTACCCTTTCAGCCCCGGAATCGAGTGTATTTTCATCTATTCCACTTTTTCCCTCTTTTGAAAGCTTGTATTTTATAACAGACCTGGCCAGATCTTTTTCTCTATTTTCAATCCACTTTTTTGCTTTATCAAAATTACTCATAATATCCTCGATTCAAATCCACCTGAGACCGGCTAAAACTTTTTCAACCCGGGAAAAACACCATACTATCTCTGCTTTTTTGTCACTAACCTGAAGCTCATCGATAGTAACCTTAACCCTGGTCCCTGCCGCCAGATTGGGTCCCTTATAATTAATGCCAAGCCCTCCGGCAGAGATATCACTAGTTTCACCATAAATAAGCGAGTTTTTATCACTCTCCCCTTCTATCAACTTAAGTATACACCTTTTCTTTATCTTAAAACGTACATGAACTCTTAAATTGACGGGATTCTTTTTTTCTTCTTCTCTCCCCTCTTCGTACTCTTTCCTGGATATTGCCTTAACCATGGTAATAGCATAACCGAGTTCGCCGATCGTCATACCAGGCTCTCCCTCAAGCATATCAAAGAGATGCACTGAATTATCTGCCTTTAGATACCGGATTATCTGAAAATTCTTTTCAGCTCTTCTGTGCCCTGTTTCGATGACGACCTTGTAAAACATCAAATCTTAATTTCCCAGCTTGTCCCCTCCGGTCCATCCTTTAGGATCACCCCCATCCTCTGTAGTTTATCTCTTATTTCATCAGATTTTTGCCAGTTTTTTGCCTCTCTCGCTCTTATCCTCTCCGTAACAAGGACTTTTACTTCTTCCTCATCAATTTTTTGCCCCTCACTTCTTTTCTGCCGGATTTTTTTGAAGAATTGTTCAGGTTCATGGCCAAGAATCCCCATTACCTCTCCAAGCGTTTCAAATCTTCTTTTTCCCTCTTCCAGAATTTCAACAGCCTTTGCTGTTCTTCTAAAATCATGAGAATTGATCCAGCGGTTTATGGCCCTTACCGTATCAAAGATAGCGGCAATGGCTGCGGCTGAGTTAAAATCATCATCCATAGCTTCAGTAAATCTTTCCACCAGGGAATGGATGAGCTCTTCCGCTTCGCCATCATAATCGTCTCCTTCTCTGGGCCCTGATCCTTCATGGCCGGCACTGCCATCGATAATGGAATTCATCGTCTTAAGTGTCGTATAGATCTTTTCAAGGGCTCTTTCCGTTTCTTTCAGATTGCGGTCCGAATAATCGATAGGGCTTCTATAGTGCGTTGTAAGCAGAAAGAAACGAAGCACTTCCGGTTCATAAAGCTTAAGTATATCTCTTATGGTAAAAAAATTACCGAGTGACTTGGACATTTTTTCTTCGTTAACATTAACAAAACCGTTATGAAGCCAATATTTGGCAAAGGGTTTGCCACTGGCGCCTTCCGACTGGGCTACTTCATTTTCATGATGCGGAAAAATAAGGTCTTTTCCTCCACCATGGATATCAAAACTCTTCCCAAGGTGCTTGCAACTCATGGCTGAACATTCTATATGCCAACCGGGGCGGCCTTTTCCCCAGGGCGATTCCCACCAGGGCTCGCCTTCCTTGCTTGACTTCCAGAGCGCAAAATCGAGGGGATTTTTCTTCCTCTCATCCACATCGACTCTCGCACCGGAAATAAGGTCTTCCGTCTTTCTGCCCGACAGTTTTCCATATTCACTAAAGCTCTCAACAAGGTAATAAACATCACCATCAATAACATAGGCATGCCCCTTTTTGATAAGATCTTCGATAATGTGAATGATTTCATCAATATGTTCTGTAGCCTTCGGTTCACAGGTAGGAGGTTTGTTACCAATATCGAGCATGTCATCATGGAAACTCTTTATGTAGCGTCTTGTAATTTCACTATAATGAACACCCTCTTCGTTGGCTCTTTTAATAATTTTGTCATCAATATCAGTAATGTTCCTCACATACGTTACATGATAACCCTTAAATAGAAGATATCTGAATATCATATCAAAAACAATACTCGCTCTTGCATGTCCCATATGACAAACATCATATACGGTAGGACCGCAAACATACATGCCCACCCTATTTTCTTCCATGGGGACAAAGGTCTCTTTTTTCTTTTTTAAGGTATTGTAAATTCTAAGTGTCATTTTTATCCTTTAAAATGGCCAAGTTGTCTGAACTTGTTATAACGTCTTTCAAGCAGTTCATCTACAGAGAGACACTCCAGGTCTTTCATTGCAGCCAGGATATTCTCTTCCAGAAATAAAGCCGCCTGCTTATGATCACGGTGAGCGCCCCCAACCGGTTCGGGGATAACATTATCAATGACCCCCAGATCTTTCAGGTTTGCAGCGGTAATTTTGAGAGCCTCAGCGGCGTCGCCTGCCTTTTCTCCACTTTTCCAGAGAATAGCGGCACAACCTTCAGGTGAAATAACAGAATAAATGGAATTTTCCATCATCTGCACACTGTCTCCCACTCCAAGAGCAAGCGCGCCACCACTGCCACCTTCACCGATGACAATGCAAATAATGGGTACCTTAAGCATAGACATTTCTCTTAAATTCCTGGCAATGGCTTCTCCCTGTCCTCTTTCTTCAGCACCTATTCCCGGATAAGCGCCCGGTGTATCGATGAAAGTTATTATCGGTTTATTGAACCTTTCCGCCATTTCCATCACCCGCAGCGCTTTCCTGTATCCTTCCGGGTTGGGCATTCCAAAATTCCTGTAGATCTTTTCATTGGTATTCCTCCCCTTCTGGTGACCAATAACGAAGACCGTTTTGCCCTTGAGCTTTCCCATTCCTGCCACGATGGCAGGGTCATCCTTGAAATTTCTGTCTCCATGAAGTTCCATAAAATCATCAAAAAGAAGATCAATATAGTCAAGTGAGTAGGGACGGTTTGGATGACGGGAGAGTTGCGTTCTCTGAAGACTCGACATATTGGAAAAGATGTTTTTCCTTAACTTATCAGCCTTTTTTTCAAGTTTTTTTAATTCTGAATCGGCTTCGCTGCTTTCGCCTGCCAATAACTTTAATTCTTCAATCTTCTTTTCCAGCTCTATGAGCGGTTTTTCAAATTCCAGTGCCTGAATATTCACATTAAACTCCATTATTGAAAAGTAACTACCTTATATCCGAAAAGTTTCTCCACATCTCTTAACATTTCATCACTGGGGCTGATCCCGTGCCCTTCAGACAATGAAATAACGGTCTCACTCCTGTTAGGAATGACGACATGAATGAAGGGTGTGCAAGTACCTTTATGCATAGCTATAATTTCTTTAAGCTGATGAATTTGTTCTTTTTCAAGTCCCGGGGTAGTTAACCTGAAATGAACGCTTTTTGTCTTTGTTTCTCTCACTTCCTTCAGGGGCGTCACCTCGGAAGCAATCAATTTCACACTATCTTCACCAACATCTGTTCTCCCTTTAAAGAGCAAGGGTTCTTCACTTTTTAGATGATAGGAAGATTCTTTAAATGTTTCCGGAAAGACAACAGCCTCTATGGTTCCTTTCATATCCTCAAGAGTTACAAAAGCCATTTTATCCCCTTTTTTAGTCACCATTTCCTTAATAGCAGCAACAATACCGCAAATACTGACTTCCGTACCATCAGATACATCACAGATATTTACCGTATCGGCGGTGGCATAGCGTTCCATATCTGCACTACAACTCGCTAAAGGATGCCCCGTTATGTAAAAGCCGAGACTTTCTTTCTCAAAAGTAAGCAATTCATTTTCAGGCCATTCTTCCAGGTCAGGCAGGGCAGTATGGGTGTGCGTCTCGCGCTCCTGGGCCTGAAAAGCACCAAACATATTTGACTGACCACTCAGCCTGTCTTTCTGTAAAACTTGTGCACCCTCCATGGCCTCTTCCAGAACATTGATCATTTGCGACCTTTTTGCGCCTGTCTTATCAAATGCTCCACACTTGACAAGGCTTTCAATAACCCGCTTATTGACCTTTCTAAGATCAACATTTTCACAAAATTCAAAAATGGAATCAAATTTACCATTTTTTTCCCTTGCCTCGATAATTGCATCGATAGCTGCCGACCCTACATTTTTTACACCCCCCAATCCAAATCGGATGGCTTCTCCCACGACAGAGAAGAATTTCATACTGCTGTTTATTTCAGGAGGAAGCACCTCTATTCCCATATCCCTGCATTCATTGATATTTTTCAGCACTTTATCCGTATTTTCCATATCTTCGGTAAGGAGCGCAGCCATAAACTCGACAGGATAATGAGCCTTCAAATAGGCGGTTCGATATGATACAAGGGCATAAGCGGCACTGTGCGACTTATTAAAACCATATTCGGCAAATTTGGCCATAAGATCAAAGACCTTCTCCGCCTTATTAATATTAACCTTATTAGCCTTGGCTCCTTCAAGGAATTTTTCCTTCTGCTTGGCCATTTCCTCGGCCTTCTTTTTACCCATTGCTCTACGAAGAATATCGGCGTCACCAAGTGTAAAACCTGCCAAAACAGAAGCGATCTTCATGACCTGCTCCTGATATACGATTACGCCGTATGTATCCTTAAGAATCGGTTCCAGTTGCGGCAGATCATAGATAATATCCGTTTTTCCATGTTTCCTTTTTATAAAATCATCAACCATGCCGCTGCCGAGAGGACCGGGCCTGTAGAGAGCCACAAGAGCAATGATGTCTTCAAAAGTGCTCGGTTTCATCTTGACAAGCAGTTCCTTCATACCGGAACTTTCAAGCTGGAAAACACCTGTCGTCCCACCCAATGTGAGAAGCTCATAAGTTTTCAAATCATCCATGGGCAGGTCATCAATATCAAAGTCAGGGTTCTTGCCGGACCGGATAAGATTTACAGCACCTTCAATAACAGTAAGCGTCTTTAGTCCAAGAAAATCAAATTTAATCAACCCGATTTTTTCAACATCATTCATTGTAAACTGGGTCGTAATACTGCCACCTTTTTGATCTTTATAAAGGGGAAGGTATTCTACGAGAGGAAGATTTGAAATAACGACGCCAGCTGCATGGGTTGAGGCATGTCTCGTCAAGCCCTCCAATACCCTTGCCGTATCGAGAAGGTTTTTATAGAGGGGATTTTCATCCATCGCTTCCTGGAGCTTCGGCTCCTGGCGGATGGCCTCATCGAGTTTAATATTTAAGGCATTAGGTACAAGTTTGGCCAATTTATCTACTTCACCATAAGGTACAGCCATTGCCCTGCCCACATCTCTGATGACAGCCTTTGCCTGCATAGTACCGAAGGTTATGATCTGAGCTACATTTTCTTTTCCATACTTGTCGCTTACATACCTGATAACTTCATCCCTGCCGTTAATGCAAAAATCGATATCAATATCAGGCATGGAGACCCTTTCAGGGTTAAGAAACCTTTCAAATAGAAGGTCATAGGGGATGGGGTCAATGTCTGTTATTTTAAGGGCATAGGCCACGAGAGATCCGGCGGCTGAGCCTCTCCCCGGTCCAACGGGGATGTCTCTATCTTTGGCATAGCGTATAAAATCGGAAACAATGAGAAAGTAACCGGGGAAGCCCATGCTGTTAATAATCTCTAATTCTTCTTCCAGCCTCTCCCTGTAGACACTCTCCATCTGACTGTGTCTTTCAGCATCTTTTTCTTTCATCCTGTCAAGAATAGCATCAAGTCCCCGCCGGGATTCATCACAGAGGTAGTCCTTGAGTTCCATCTTTTGGGGAGCTTCAAAGCGGGGAAAGTGGTATTCACCGAATTTCATTTCCAGGTTACACCGTTCCGCAATTTCTATGCTTGATTTAATCGCATCCGGAGCGTATGAAAAGGCAGACTTCATCTCTTCGGCCGACTTTAAATAAAAATCATCGCCCGTAAATTTCATCCTCTGTTCATCTTTAATGGTCTTGCCCGTTTGTATACAGAGCAGAAGTTCATGCGCTCTGGCATCTTCCCTGTTGAGATAGTGACAGTCATTGGTTGCAACGACGGGAAGCCCTATTTCTTTCGATATTTCTAGAATGCCCGCATTCACTCTTTTCTGGTCGGAAATGGAATTTTCCTGCAACTCAAGGTAGAAACGGTCCTTATCAAAAATTGATGAATACTCTTTTGCCATTTCTATCGCTTCTTCCTGCCGTCCTCTGTTTATTAAGTGAGGGATCTGGCCATGGAGACAGGCGCTTAATGCAATAAGCCCTTCATTATGCGCCTTAAGAATTTCCAGATCTATTCGTGGCCTGTAATAAAAACCTTCCAGATGACCTGCTGAAACAAGCTTACAGAGGTTAGTATAACCTTTCTGGTTTTTTACCAGTAAAATGAGATGATAAGAAGAGTCGGAAGCCCCTCTGGCGCCGCTCTTATCAAACCTGCTTTTGGGGGCAATGTAAACTTCACAACCGATTATCGGTTTAATGCCATATTTTTGCGCTTTCTGATAGAAATCGACGGCACCATAGAGATTGCCATGGTCAGTCATGGCAATTGCAGGCATTTTATACTTTCTTGCCTTTTCAAAAAGGGGATCGAGCCTTATTGCGCCGTCAAGTAAACTGAACTGGGTATGAAGATGAAGGTGTACAAAATCACTGTGGTGCATTCTTTCTCACCATGTTATAATTGTTTTTTTGACATTTAACAGGAACAAACAGCTGCTTTTTTTATGATTTAAATCAACAAAGAATCATATCATAGAGGCCAGCCATTTTAAAGGAATTTCATTGAATATAGTGCTTGTAGAACCGCAGATTCCTCAAAATACAGGAAACATTGCGAGGTTATGTGCAGCAACGGGAACCCCCTTGCATCTGGTGGGAAAGCTCGGATTCAGAACTGATGACAAGTCTCTCAGGCGCGCGGGCCTGGACTACTGGAAATTACTCGATATTTCTTATCATAACAATTTTGAGGATTTTGAGAAGAAACCTCTCCATGGCAATTACTATTTCTTATCGACAAAAGGGGGGAAAAACTATAGTGAAATTTCTTACAGAAAAGGTGATTATCTGATTTTCGGTTCAGAGACTAAAGGATTACCTTCAAACATAATGGAAAGGTTTAAAGGTAGTACGATGAGAATCCCCATGATCAGGGAAGCAAGAAGCCTGAATCTTTCATCTTCGGTAAGTATCGTACTTTACGAAGCGCTCAGACAAAATGCCTTTATTAATTATCAGCCCTGTCTTTAAGTTCTTTTCCGGGCTTAAAAAAAACCGCCTTCTTTTCAGGCACTCTCACTTTTTCGCCGGTCTTTGGATTTCTTCCAATTCTTTCTCTCCTGGAAATAACTTTAAAACTGCCGAGGCCCCTGATTTCAATTTTATCTCCATTATTTAATGCATTAGACATATCCTGAAAGAGAATATTAACGATTAATTCGGCGTCTTTTTTACTTAGCGTGTCGGCAAGTCTCCCGGACAATTTATCAATCAACTGACTCTTTGTCATATCATACCTCCTCTTAATGTTATATATGACATTTATAATGGGGCTAAATACATTAACTGCGGCATCATGAGTTGTTCATATATTTTACTGGTGGAAGAACTGCCCAGGATATACTCGATCAATCCTTTTTTCTTCTCAGAATACACAACTTTCGGCTCACCTTCAATACCAGCCATTTCCGCCACTTCATCGATTGAATCCTGGAGTGTGCCTAACTGATCAACCAATCCGTAATCAAGCGCCTGCTCACCGGAAAAAATCCTCCCGTCAGCAACCTTAATAACATCGGCTTCATCCATTCCACGTCCCTCAACAATAGCCGACACAAATTGTCTGTGCACATTGCCTATAACACTTTGAAGCAGTCCCTTTTCTTCAGTCGTCATTTCTCTCACAGGAGAGCCGATGTCCTTGAATTTACCACTTTTTACCACGTAATTTTTAACACCTACCTTCTCAAAAAGCCCTTCAACATTTGAAAAGTCCATAATTACGCCAATACTGCCTGTTAAGGTGCCGGGGTTAGAAATAATTTTTTCTGTCGCACTGGCTATATAGTAGCCACCTGAGGCAGCAATTGATGAAAGCGAAGCAACTACCTTTTTTTCTTTTCTCAGCTTAATGAGTTCACTGTAGATCTCCTGGGACGGCGCAACACCACCGCCGGGAGAGTTGATACGAATAATGACACCTTTAACTCTATCATTTTTTCTCGCTTTGCTGATCTGGTCGACAACTTCCTTTGATTGGACAATGACCCCTTCAATTTCAATAATTTCGACCCTTTCGCCAAGCGCCAGTGACACAGTGCCTTCACTGGTGACGGATCTAAAAAGATAGATCAGAAAAAAACAAAAAAGAATCAGAAAGAAAACAAAGAAGGCAATTAAAGGATGCTTTTTAAGAATATTCCTCAATCCTCTTCTTTACCATCCCCTTTAAGTTTATCTTTCAGGAGGTCACCAAAAGTGGCATTTTGATCACCCTGGTTTTTTACATATTCTTTAATAGTCTTCTTTTCCTGGCTCATTTCATAAGCCTTGATGGAAAGAGCAATGCGCCTCTCCTGTTTGTTAACACGCACCACTTCGGCATGAACTTCATCACCAATATTGAAAATTTCCTTAGGGTTTCCATCACCTTTGCTCCCAAAGTCACTCTGGCGGATGAGACCTTCAACACCTTCGGCGATTTCCAGAAAGATGCCGAAATCCGTAATACTCGTCACCTTACCTGATACAACGGTGCCTTTCTTGAAATTTTTTCTGGCACTGTCCCATGGATTTTCCTCAAGCTGTTTCACACCGAGAGAAAATTTCTCATTTTCCCTGTCAATTGCAAGAACTACCGCTTCAACATCATCGCCTTCTTTAAAAAGCTCGGAGGGGTCTTTAACCTTTTTGGTCCAGGACAGGTCCGACACGTGAACCATTCCATCAATTCCTTCTTCAAAACCTATAAAGATACCGAAATCGGTCACACTCTTTACCGTGCCCGACACTTTGCTGCCGACAGGGTAATTTGATTCTATAATATCCCAGGGATTGGGCTCAATCTGCTTGAGACCCAGAGAAACTCTCCTGCTCTCCGTATCAATATCGAGGACAACGACTTCAACTTCATCTCCCACCTTAACGATCTGTGAGGGATGTTTGATCTTTTTAGTCCATGACATTTCAGAAACGTGTACCAATCCTTCAAAGCCATCTTCAAGCTGTACAAAAGCGCCATAATCCATCAAGCTGACGACCTTGCCGTTCACCTTGCTGCCAATGGGGTACTTTTCAACAGCAGCCGTCCAGGGATCGGGCATGGTCTGCTTAAGTCCCAGTGTAAGCCTGACCTTTTCCCTGTCAAACTTTAAAACCTTAACATCAACTTCATCACCTACATTTAAAACTTCAGAAGGATGATTGACCCTGCCCCAGGAAATGTCGGTAATATGAAGCAAGCCATCAATTCCACCAACATCGAGAAATGCGCCGTAATTTGTAATATTTTTCACAATACCTTTTACGCTGACACCCTCTTCAATATTTTCAAGCGCTTCCTTTTTCTTGCCTTCTCTCTCTTCTTCGAGAATAACTCTTCTTGAAACGACGATATTGTTTTTTCCCCTGTCTACGCTGAGCACTCTAAAATCAAAAACCTTTCCCACGAGACTGGCCATGTCCCTAACAGGCCT
The DNA window shown above is from Deltaproteobacteria bacterium and carries:
- the cysS gene encoding cysteine--tRNA ligase; translated protein: MTLRIYNTLKKKKETFVPMEENRVGMYVCGPTVYDVCHMGHARASIVFDMIFRYLLFKGYHVTYVRNITDIDDKIIKRANEEGVHYSEITRRYIKSFHDDMLDIGNKPPTCEPKATEHIDEIIHIIEDLIKKGHAYVIDGDVYYLVESFSEYGKLSGRKTEDLISGARVDVDERKKNPLDFALWKSSKEGEPWWESPWGKGRPGWHIECSAMSCKHLGKSFDIHGGGKDLIFPHHENEVAQSEGASGKPFAKYWLHNGFVNVNEEKMSKSLGNFFTIRDILKLYEPEVLRFFLLTTHYRSPIDYSDRNLKETERALEKIYTTLKTMNSIIDGSAGHEGSGPREGDDYDGEAEELIHSLVERFTEAMDDDFNSAAAIAAIFDTVRAINRWINSHDFRRTAKAVEILEEGKRRFETLGEVMGILGHEPEQFFKKIRQKRSEGQKIDEEEVKVLVTERIRAREAKNWQKSDEIRDKLQRMGVILKDGPEGTSWEIKI
- a CDS encoding acetyl-CoA carboxylase carboxyltransferase subunit alpha, which codes for MNIQALEFEKPLIELEKKIEELKLLAGESSEADSELKKLEKKADKLRKNIFSNMSSLQRTQLSRHPNRPYSLDYIDLLFDDFMELHGDRNFKDDPAIVAGMGKLKGKTVFVIGHQKGRNTNEKIYRNFGMPNPEGYRKALRVMEMAERFNKPIITFIDTPGAYPGIGAEERGQGEAIARNLREMSMLKVPIICIVIGEGGSGGALALGVGDSVQMMENSIYSVISPEGCAAILWKSGEKAGDAAEALKITAANLKDLGVIDNVIPEPVGGAHRDHKQAALFLEENILAAMKDLECLSVDELLERRYNKFRQLGHFKG
- a CDS encoding PilZ domain-containing protein, translating into MFYKVVIETGHRRAEKNFQIIRYLKADNSVHLFDMLEGEPGMTIGELGYAITMVKAISRKEYEEGREEEKKNPVNLRVHVRFKIKKRCILKLIEGESDKNSLIYGETSDISAGGLGINYKGPNLAAGTRVKVTIDELQVSDKKAEIVWCFSRVEKVLAGLRWI
- a CDS encoding ATP-binding protein; this encodes MKIRTAIFIFLFFTVIASGMIWHVKVLQSNVVEKSSLNYAKLYSDSIIAFRTLYSSEVVKAAESFGLEVTHDYYRKERAIPLPATLSILLGQKIGEIGSGATARLYSPYPFPWRKEGGGLKDDFSRKAWKALNKDPDQPFYQFEGKKGYKVLRYAVADRMRESCIDCHNQHPDSPNRAWKINDVRGVLDITVPLDSVINSTKDDLQITAALYSILAFFCVGGLVSMIARHRKQSLVLEEAVRLRTFQLEREKGRVEKASQAKTEFLSKMSHELRTPLNAIMGFGQLLNSNLKTETEKDYCKEITGAGSHLLALINEVLDLSKIESGCLKLDIEPVSVHEIISASCRLINPLAEGKNITVSYEEKEKNIYVFADKKSLKQVIINLLSNAIKYNRENGRVEITVNIKKNDNVRISIFDSGHGLDDKQVKDLFQPFERVGAENSGVEGLGIGLVICKNLMEAMNGNIDISSDPGKGSTFSVELQRFSGN